Proteins found in one Oncorhynchus mykiss isolate Arlee chromosome 3, USDA_OmykA_1.1, whole genome shotgun sequence genomic segment:
- the LOC110512638 gene encoding poliovirus receptor isoform X1, translating to MAREDARHWHDFTKMIGLFSVVTLLTFQGAVSQRVKVEPEVMSYPSQAVNLRCAFTDAGGIQLTQVSWIYEPKEGERLNIAVYHPNFGASYPTSPLKGRVRFTTEPPSLANPSIQISDVKMTDEGKYICEYATYPSGNEQGVTSLVMLAKPRNSASGVTVIASTVAMGAQPVVVARCESADGRPAAQIAWVTAVNGNATSASTAGADNTVTVSSQYMLVPTAADNGKDISCLVSHRTQAKPESFLMNLAIEYPPQVTIVGYDNNWYVGRTNVALTCQATANPVPTTIAWKTMSGQMPDTVQVKENVLTVLKVDEQINTTFVCEVKNRLGTGKDQVTVMVREPSVVPSNAAVVAGAVIGSLLALLLVAALIAVLVTRSRRQQQGYRGNPNHSSFDIKSRLFGAGKKGSKNGTGAGAGGNGVGGNNNSPIYVYKEGSAHDGLTDKANQHVPLHLGGHGEGGVATAPTAQDILLSGELDEAERRKFDQLEDDEESYDHFGGGGPILQLRPPHDQDGIMSGYLDDDMESQRDGSVISRTAVYV from the exons gggCGGTGTCTCAGCGGGTGAAGGTGGAACCGGAAGTGATGTCCTACCCCAGCCAGGCGGTCAACCTGAGGTGTGCCTTCACAGACGCTGGAGGGATACAGCTCACACAG GTGTCCTGGATCTATGAGCCGAAGGAGGGCGAGCGGCTCAACATCGCCGTGTACCACCCTAACTTTGGGGCAAGTTACCCCACATCGCCCCTGAAGGGGCGGGTCCGCTTCACGACGGAGCCACCCTCCCTCGCCAACCCCTCCATCCAGATCTCAGACGTCAAGATGACTGACGAGGGGAAATACATCTGTGAATACGCCACCTACCCCAGCGGCAACGAACAGGGTGTCACCTCCCTCGTCATGCTAG CCAAACCCAGGAACTCTGCCTCCGGGGTAACAGTGATAGCCTCCACTGTCGCCATGGGAGCCCAGCCAGTTGTCGTGGCCCGCTGTGAGTCGGCCGACGGTCGCCCTGCTGCCCAGATCGCATGGGTGACAGCTGTCAACGGCAACGCTACCTCCGCCTCTACGGCGGGTGCTGACAACACCGTGACGGTATCCAGCCAGTACATGCTGGTTCCCACAGCAGCAGACAACGGCAAAGACATCAGCTGTTTGGTGTCCCATCGAACCCAGGCCAAGCCTGAGAGCTTCCTGATGAACCTGGCCATCGAAT acccccCACAGGTGACCATCGTGGGCTATGATAATAACTGGTACGTGGGTCGGACCAACGTGGCTCTGACCTGTCAGGCTACTGCCAACCCCGTCCCTACCACCATCGCATGGAAAAC tATGTCCGGTCAGATGCCAGACACAGTGCAGGTAAAAGAAAACGTGCTGACCGTGCTGAAGGTGGACGAGCAGATCAACACAACCTTCGTCTGTGAGGTCAAGAACCGCCTGGGCACCGGCAAGGACCAGGTCACTGTTATGGTCAGAG AACCCTCTGTGGTCCCCTCCAACGCGGCCGTGGTGGCAGGTGCTGTGATTGGCTCCCTTCTGGCCCTCCTCCTCGTCGCCGCCCTTATCGCCGTCCTGGTCACCCGGAGCCGCCGGCAACAGCAGGGTTACCGTGGCAACCCAAACCACAGCTCCTTCGACATAAAGTCGCGTCTCTTCGGCGCCGGCAAGAAGGGGAGCAAGAACGGGACAGGTGCTGGCGCCGGGGGCAACGGGGTGGGCGGCAACAACAACAGCCCCATCTATGTCTACAAGGAGGGCTCCGCCCATGATGGCCTGACTGACAAGGCCAATCAACATGTGCCGCTGCACCTGGGGGGGCATGGTGAGGGGGGGGTTGCCACGGCGCCCACTGCGCAGGACATCCTGCTGAGCGGCGAGCTGGACGAGGCAGAGCGAAGGAAGTTTGACCAGCTGGAGGACGACGAGGAGAGTTACGACCACTTTGGAGGGGGCGGGCCCATCCTGCAACTCCGCCCACCACATGACCAGGACGGAATCATGAGCGGTTACCTTGACGACGACATGGAGTCTCAGCGCGACGGGTCGGTCATCTCACGGACTGCCGTGTACGTGTAG